In one Aromatoleum aromaticum EbN1 genomic region, the following are encoded:
- a CDS encoding 2-oxoacid:acceptor oxidoreductase subunit alpha produces the protein MSEAGYTSEAEVDSRAACGSTQAAGASSVRARAVEALDSVVIRFVGDSGDGMQLTGSEFSKAVAKAGHGFATHPDYPSEIRAPTGTLFGVSGYQIQYGSRQVFTSGDAPDALVAMNPAALKTNLADVKHGGIIIANTGAFADTNLAKAGYTSNPLEDGSLDGYRLFRIDISALTAAALRDSGLSKKEVGRCKNYFALGLMLCLYGRPIEDEIADIYEKFAKKPEFADANVNALRAGFAYADAAEIFAATYQVREAAAKPGIYRSITGNHAAALGFVAASESSGVGLFLGSYPITPATDILHELSALKHFNVTTYQAEDEIAGICSTIGAAYGGALGLTTTSGPGMALKTEAMGLAVMLELPLVIVNVQRGGPSTGLPTKIEQSDLLQAIYGRNGECPIPVIAARSPADCFDCAIEAFRIAVKYMTPVILLTDGGIANAAEPWRIPDVASLPKVEVSYRTDPEGFQPYARDENLARAWVRPGTPGMEHRVGGLEKDFLTGNISHDPLNHQRMVDVRAAKVAGTAQDIPPTTVEGPASGDLLVIGWGSTYGTIAQAREKAEADGRSVAHVHLRHLNPLPPDLGDLLARYKTVLVPELNMGQLSKLLRERYLCDVVPLNKVQGKPFKVSEIHDRILELS, from the coding sequence ATGTCAGAAGCCGGATACACGTCCGAGGCCGAAGTCGATAGCAGGGCAGCCTGCGGCAGCACCCAAGCCGCCGGCGCGTCGAGCGTCCGCGCACGGGCCGTCGAGGCGCTCGACAGCGTTGTGATCCGTTTCGTCGGCGACTCCGGCGACGGCATGCAGCTCACCGGTTCGGAATTCTCGAAAGCCGTCGCGAAGGCGGGTCACGGCTTTGCGACCCACCCCGACTACCCGTCCGAAATCCGTGCGCCGACCGGCACGCTGTTCGGCGTGTCCGGCTACCAGATCCAGTACGGGTCGCGGCAGGTGTTCACCTCCGGCGACGCGCCCGATGCGCTCGTCGCGATGAACCCCGCGGCGCTGAAGACCAACCTTGCGGATGTCAAGCACGGCGGCATCATCATTGCGAACACCGGCGCGTTCGCCGACACGAACCTCGCGAAAGCCGGCTACACGAGCAATCCGCTCGAGGACGGCAGCCTCGACGGCTACCGGCTCTTCAGGATCGACATCTCGGCGCTGACTGCGGCGGCGCTGCGCGATTCCGGCCTGTCGAAGAAGGAAGTCGGCCGCTGCAAGAACTACTTCGCGCTCGGCCTGATGCTGTGCCTGTACGGCCGGCCGATCGAGGATGAAATCGCCGACATTTACGAGAAGTTTGCGAAGAAGCCCGAATTCGCCGACGCCAACGTCAATGCGCTGCGCGCCGGCTTCGCGTATGCCGACGCCGCCGAGATCTTCGCCGCGACCTACCAGGTGCGCGAAGCGGCGGCGAAACCCGGCATCTATCGCAGCATCACCGGCAACCATGCCGCGGCGCTCGGCTTCGTCGCCGCGTCCGAGTCGTCGGGTGTCGGGCTTTTCCTCGGCTCGTACCCGATCACGCCGGCGACCGACATCCTGCACGAACTGTCCGCGCTGAAGCATTTCAACGTCACGACTTATCAGGCCGAGGACGAGATCGCCGGCATCTGCTCGACGATCGGCGCGGCCTACGGCGGCGCGCTCGGCCTGACGACGACTTCCGGCCCCGGCATGGCGCTCAAGACCGAGGCGATGGGCCTCGCAGTGATGCTGGAGCTGCCGCTGGTGATCGTGAACGTGCAGCGCGGCGGCCCGTCGACCGGCCTGCCGACGAAGATCGAGCAGTCCGACCTGCTGCAGGCGATCTACGGGCGCAACGGCGAATGCCCGATCCCGGTGATCGCCGCGCGCTCGCCCGCCGACTGCTTCGACTGCGCGATCGAGGCGTTCCGCATCGCCGTCAAGTACATGACGCCGGTGATCCTGCTTACGGACGGCGGCATCGCGAACGCCGCCGAGCCGTGGCGGATTCCGGACGTCGCCAGCCTACCGAAAGTCGAGGTGAGCTATCGCACCGATCCGGAAGGCTTCCAGCCGTACGCGCGCGACGAGAACCTCGCGCGCGCCTGGGTGCGCCCCGGCACGCCGGGCATGGAGCACCGCGTCGGCGGCCTGGAAAAGGACTTCCTCACCGGCAACATCTCGCACGATCCGCTGAACCACCAGCGCATGGTCGACGTGCGCGCCGCGAAAGTCGCCGGCACCGCGCAGGACATCCCGCCGACGACGGTCGAGGGGCCGGCCTCCGGGGACCTGCTCGTCATCGGCTGGGGCAGCACCTACGGCACGATCGCGCAGGCGCGCGAGAAGGCGGAGGCCGACGGCCGCTCGGTCGCGCATGTCCATCTGCGCCACCTGAACCCGCTGCCGCCGGACCTCGGCGACCTGCTCGCGCGCTACAAGACCGTGCTGGTGCCGGAACTCAACATGGGGCAACTCTCGAAGCTGCTGCGCGAACGCTACTTGTGCGACGTCGTGCCGCTGAACAAGGTGCAGGGCAAGCCCTTCAAGGTCAGCGAAATCCATGACCGCATCCTCGAACTGAGCTGA
- a CDS encoding ammonium transporter, which yields MKKLYALLPAALALGLAGGSALAQEAATAVAPAVEAAAAAPIVEKGDVAWIMTSTLLVLFMALPGLALFYGGLVRSKNMLSVLMQVMVVFSLIAVLWVFYGYSLAFTEGAPFIGSLDKLFLSGVTIDTLADTFTDNVKLPEFAFVAFQATFAGITGALVVGAFAERMKFSAVLIFSVIWFTLCYLPICHMVWGPGGMLLDDGALDFAGGTVVHINAGVAGLVGAYMVGKRIGFGREALTPHSLTLTMVGASMLWVGWFGFNAGSNLEATSGAALAFINTLVATAAAVLAWSLGEALFKGRPSMLGAASGAVAGLVAITPACGSVGPMGAIVIGLLAGFVCLWGVNGLKRMLGADDALDVFGVHGVGGILGAILTGVFTAPSLGGTGAEDFSIAGQVWIQTYSVLITIAWSAVVAVIAYKVADILVGLRVPEEEERQGLDVSAHGETAYHH from the coding sequence ATGAAGAAACTCTACGCATTGCTGCCCGCCGCACTTGCGCTCGGGCTCGCTGGCGGCAGCGCGCTCGCCCAGGAAGCTGCAACAGCCGTCGCACCTGCCGTCGAGGCCGCCGCCGCAGCGCCGATCGTCGAGAAAGGCGACGTCGCGTGGATCATGACGTCGACCCTGCTCGTGCTGTTCATGGCGCTGCCGGGCCTCGCGCTGTTCTACGGCGGCCTGGTGCGCTCGAAGAACATGCTGTCGGTGCTGATGCAGGTGATGGTCGTGTTCTCGCTGATCGCGGTGCTGTGGGTGTTCTATGGCTATTCGCTCGCGTTCACTGAAGGAGCGCCGTTCATCGGCTCGCTCGACAAGCTGTTCCTGTCCGGCGTGACGATCGACACGCTCGCCGACACTTTCACCGACAACGTCAAGCTGCCCGAATTCGCGTTCGTCGCGTTCCAGGCCACGTTCGCGGGCATCACCGGAGCGCTGGTCGTCGGTGCGTTCGCCGAGCGGATGAAGTTCTCCGCGGTGCTGATCTTCTCGGTGATCTGGTTCACGCTGTGCTACCTGCCGATCTGCCACATGGTGTGGGGCCCCGGCGGCATGCTGCTCGATGACGGCGCGCTCGACTTCGCCGGCGGTACGGTGGTGCACATCAACGCCGGGGTGGCGGGTCTCGTCGGCGCGTACATGGTCGGCAAACGGATCGGCTTCGGCCGCGAAGCGCTGACGCCGCATTCACTGACGCTGACGATGGTCGGCGCGTCGATGCTGTGGGTGGGCTGGTTCGGCTTCAACGCCGGCTCGAACCTCGAAGCGACGTCAGGTGCCGCGCTGGCATTCATCAACACGCTCGTCGCGACCGCCGCCGCAGTGCTCGCATGGTCGCTCGGCGAGGCGCTGTTCAAGGGCCGGCCGTCGATGCTCGGCGCAGCGTCGGGTGCCGTTGCCGGTCTCGTCGCGATCACGCCGGCGTGCGGCTCGGTCGGGCCGATGGGCGCGATCGTCATCGGCCTGCTCGCCGGCTTCGTCTGCCTGTGGGGCGTCAATGGCTTGAAGCGCATGCTCGGCGCGGACGACGCGCTCGACGTGTTCGGCGTGCATGGCGTCGGCGGCATCCTCGGCGCGATCCTGACCGGGGTGTTCACCGCCCCGTCGCTCGGCGGCACCGGCGCCGAGGACTTCTCGATCGCTGGCCAAGTCTGGATCCAGACCTATAGTGTATTGATCACGATCGCGTGGTCGGCGGTCGTCGCGGTGATCGCCTACAAGGTCGCCGACATCCTCGTCGGGCTGCGGGTGCCCGAAGAGGAGGAACGCCAGGGGCTCGACGTCAGCGCCCACGGCGAGACGGCGTACCACCACTGA
- the glnK gene encoding P-II family nitrogen regulator, translating into MKFVTAIIKPFKLDEVREALSAIGVQGITVTEVKGFGRQKGHTELYRGAEYVVDFLPKVKIEAAIRPDLLDQAIEAIEKSAATGKIGDGKIFVFDLEQAIRIRTGETGPDAL; encoded by the coding sequence ATGAAATTCGTCACTGCCATCATCAAGCCGTTCAAGCTCGACGAAGTGCGTGAAGCGCTCTCGGCGATCGGCGTGCAGGGTATCACCGTCACCGAAGTCAAGGGTTTCGGCCGCCAGAAAGGCCACACCGAGCTGTATCGCGGCGCGGAGTACGTCGTCGATTTTCTGCCTAAAGTGAAGATCGAGGCCGCGATCCGCCCCGATCTGCTCGATCAGGCGATCGAGGCGATCGAAAAATCGGCCGCGACCGGCAAGATCGGGGACGGCAAGATCTTCGTTTTCGATCTCGAACAGGCCATCCGCATCCGCACCGGCGAAACCGGTCCCGACGCGCTGTAA
- a CDS encoding 2-oxoacid:ferredoxin oxidoreductase subunit beta, with protein MNDMSAPVALTKKDFESNQDVRWCPGCGDYAVLAQIQKLLPTLGIPRENFAFISGIGCSSRFPYYMDTYGMHSIHGRAPAIASGLKLARPELSVWVVTGDGDALAIGGNHFIHAMRRNVDLKIILLNNRIYGLTKGQYSPTSEMGKKTKSTPLGSIDRPFSPVALALGAGATFVARSVDTDLPHLASVLARAAAHRGTAFVEILQNCIVFNDGAYSTLTDKATRDDARVILEDGKPLVFGKARDRGIRLRGMEPEVVTLGEGGVAESELVVHDEKAAHSGLAFFLSQFDTPDLPVPLGVFRSVRTPSYDELNAQLHADARAKKGDGRLADLLQGGETWTIA; from the coding sequence ATGAACGACATGTCCGCACCCGTCGCACTGACGAAAAAAGACTTCGAATCGAACCAGGATGTGCGCTGGTGTCCCGGTTGCGGCGACTACGCCGTCCTCGCGCAGATCCAGAAGCTCTTGCCGACGCTCGGCATCCCGCGCGAGAACTTCGCTTTCATCTCGGGCATCGGCTGCTCGAGCCGCTTCCCGTACTACATGGACACGTACGGGATGCACAGCATCCACGGGCGCGCGCCGGCAATCGCGAGCGGGCTGAAGCTCGCCCGGCCCGAGCTGTCGGTGTGGGTCGTCACCGGCGACGGCGATGCGCTCGCGATCGGCGGCAACCACTTCATCCATGCGATGCGCCGCAACGTCGACCTGAAGATCATCCTGCTCAACAACCGCATCTACGGCCTGACGAAAGGCCAGTATTCGCCGACTTCCGAAATGGGCAAGAAGACCAAGAGCACGCCGCTCGGCAGCATCGACCGCCCGTTCTCCCCGGTCGCGCTCGCGCTCGGCGCCGGAGCGACTTTCGTCGCCCGCTCGGTCGACACCGACCTGCCGCATCTCGCGTCGGTGCTCGCGCGCGCGGCAGCGCACAGGGGCACCGCGTTCGTCGAAATCCTGCAGAACTGCATCGTGTTCAACGACGGCGCGTATTCGACACTGACCGACAAGGCGACCCGCGACGACGCGCGCGTGATCCTCGAGGACGGCAAGCCGCTGGTGTTCGGCAAGGCGCGCGACCGCGGCATCCGCTTGCGCGGCATGGAGCCGGAAGTCGTGACGCTCGGCGAAGGCGGTGTCGCCGAGAGCGAGCTCGTCGTGCATGACGAGAAAGCGGCGCACAGCGGCCTCGCGTTCTTCCTGTCGCAGTTCGACACGCCCGACCTGCCGGTCCCGCTGGGGGTATTCCGTTCAGTGCGCACGCCCAGCTACGACGAGCTCAACGCGCAGCTGCACGCTGACGCGCGGGCGAAAAAAGGCGACGGCCGCCTCGCCGATCTGCTGCAAGGCGGCGAGACCTGGACGATCGCGTAA